The following proteins are encoded in a genomic region of Amycolatopsis sulphurea:
- a CDS encoding phosphotransferase enzyme family protein yields the protein MRDGRFTPGKLRRVLTATCARLDLDPRGAQLLRFTNNAVYALVRTPVVVRIVGSTRLRHRAATVVQVAEYLARHGIPAVRLVESVQQPMDVDGHLVTVWHRVPFTGPPASTADLAGLLRRVHALAPPDGLGEWQPLRSVRDRVQDAEELAEDDRRFLLDRCAELADRLAGLDFPLATGFVHGDAYPGNVLPGPEGPVLCDFDSSCVGPPEWDLTPLAVGRERFGDPPERYAEFARAYGFDVTRWSGFAVLRAVRELKLTTSVLPILRSHPPVRSELRRRLADLRCGRSQAQWSRYR from the coding sequence GTGCGCGATGGGCGGTTCACCCCCGGGAAACTCCGCCGGGTACTGACCGCGACCTGCGCGCGGCTCGACCTGGATCCGCGGGGCGCCCAGCTGCTGCGGTTCACCAACAACGCGGTGTACGCGCTGGTCCGGACGCCGGTGGTGGTGCGGATCGTCGGTTCCACCCGGCTGCGGCACCGGGCCGCCACGGTGGTCCAGGTGGCCGAGTATCTCGCCCGGCACGGGATCCCCGCGGTTCGCCTGGTCGAGAGCGTGCAACAGCCGATGGACGTGGACGGGCACCTGGTCACGGTGTGGCACCGGGTCCCGTTCACCGGTCCGCCCGCCTCCACCGCCGATCTGGCCGGGCTGCTACGCCGGGTGCACGCGCTGGCGCCGCCGGACGGCCTCGGCGAGTGGCAGCCGCTGCGTTCCGTCCGGGATCGGGTGCAGGACGCGGAGGAGCTGGCCGAGGACGATCGGCGGTTCCTGCTGGACCGCTGTGCCGAGCTGGCCGACCGGCTGGCCGGGCTGGACTTTCCGCTGGCCACCGGGTTCGTGCACGGGGACGCCTATCCGGGCAACGTGCTTCCCGGCCCGGAGGGGCCGGTGCTGTGCGATTTCGACTCCTCCTGCGTCGGTCCGCCGGAATGGGATCTGACGCCGCTGGCGGTCGGCCGAGAGCGGTTCGGGGACCCGCCGGAGCGGTACGCGGAGTTCGCCCGCGCGTACGGCTTCGACGTGACGAGGTGGTCCGGGTTCGCGGTGCTGCGAGCGGTGCGGGAGCTGAAACTCACCACCAGCGTGCTGCCGATCCTGCGCAGTCATCCGCCGGTGCGGTCCGAGCTGCGCCGCCGGCTCGCCGACCTGCGGTGCGGCCGGTCTCAGGCGCAGTGGAGCCGGTATCGGTGA
- a CDS encoding ATP-binding cassette domain-containing protein, whose product MSVSEPNEVSGVEIELDHVTKRYSGTRAPAVDDFSMVVPAGKIVVFVGPSGCGKTTTMRMINRLVQPTSGRITIGGDDALKLDVDTLRRRIGYAIQQAGLFPHFTVAQNIGVVPGLLGWEKKKVADRVEEMMDLVGLDPADFRDRYPRQLSGGQQQRVGVARALAADPPVLLMDEPFGAVDPITRGNLQDELLRLQTELRKTIVFVTHDFDEAVKLGDKIAVLGDQSRILQYDTPESILANPADDTVAGFVGAGASLKQLTLLRVRDVELQQDALTTSVDEAPADVREKLSTQRKQFALVLDHRRRPIRWVHVRDLTKATSLGAAGRPLRDLVSVQSTLQDALEAMLAEGGSVPVTGSRGEYAGTIKLETVIATIQQLREEHSDGHTDDHQAAGEGASA is encoded by the coding sequence GTGTCCGTGTCTGAGCCCAACGAAGTCTCCGGCGTCGAGATCGAGCTGGACCACGTCACCAAGCGTTATTCCGGCACCCGTGCCCCGGCGGTGGACGACTTCTCCATGGTCGTGCCCGCGGGCAAGATCGTCGTGTTCGTCGGCCCCTCGGGCTGTGGCAAGACCACCACGATGCGGATGATCAACCGGCTGGTCCAGCCCACTTCCGGGCGGATCACCATCGGCGGCGACGACGCGCTCAAGCTGGACGTGGACACGCTGCGCCGCCGGATCGGTTACGCCATCCAGCAGGCCGGGCTGTTCCCGCATTTCACCGTGGCGCAGAACATCGGCGTGGTACCCGGCCTGCTCGGCTGGGAGAAGAAGAAGGTCGCCGACCGGGTCGAGGAGATGATGGACCTGGTCGGGCTCGATCCGGCCGATTTCCGCGACCGCTACCCGCGCCAGCTCTCCGGTGGCCAGCAGCAGCGGGTCGGGGTGGCCCGCGCGCTCGCCGCGGACCCGCCGGTGCTGCTGATGGACGAGCCGTTCGGCGCGGTCGACCCGATCACCCGCGGCAACCTGCAGGACGAGCTGCTGCGGCTGCAGACCGAGCTGCGCAAGACGATCGTGTTCGTCACGCACGACTTCGACGAGGCGGTGAAGCTCGGCGACAAGATCGCGGTGCTCGGCGACCAGTCGAGGATCCTGCAGTACGACACGCCGGAGTCGATCCTGGCGAACCCGGCGGACGACACGGTGGCCGGGTTCGTCGGTGCCGGTGCCTCGCTCAAGCAGCTGACCCTGCTGCGGGTGCGCGACGTCGAGCTGCAGCAGGACGCGCTCACCACGAGCGTCGACGAGGCCCCGGCCGACGTGCGCGAGAAGCTCTCCACCCAGCGCAAGCAGTTCGCGCTGGTGCTCGACCACCGGCGGCGGCCGATCCGCTGGGTGCACGTGCGCGACCTGACCAAGGCCACGTCGCTGGGTGCGGCCGGACGGCCGCTGCGCGACCTCGTCAGCGTGCAGTCGACCCTGCAGGACGCGCTTGAGGCGATGCTCGCCGAGGGCGGTTCGGTGCCGGTCACCGGTTCCCGCGGCGAGTACGCCGGCACGATCAAGCTGGAGACGGTCATCGCGACCATCCAGCAGCTGCGCGAGGAACATTCGGACGGCCACACGGACGACCACCAGGCCGCCGGCGAAGGGGCTTCCGCATGA
- a CDS encoding copper resistance D family protein: MTRAETTSQVRWATLLCVVTAGLLGALIGVALTASAPIPGVVEPSEVVSAAIPIVRVLMDLSAVATIGLALLSVLVGYDRPKLTEPVLRKARPAAVAAALVWAATSVVALILQTAEFKPGTATLTPGDIGTYIAEVGAGKALVIVAVLALLHAGLGVFALRKGEQVPAEVRVGLGMFALLPLPVTGHASNWSYHDYTMISMELHVMSAVAWCGGLGAMIVLLTANRTLLAYALPRFSKLATLCLALSAVTGLFNGIVEILANPTIGFWAGLFTTPYGQLMLLKVLCTAVIAALAANLRWRLMPRIMRHQRTAIASWATVELAVMGLAFGFAVVLTRAPVTAS, from the coding sequence GTGACCAGGGCCGAGACCACCTCGCAGGTCCGCTGGGCCACGCTGCTGTGCGTGGTCACCGCGGGGCTGCTCGGCGCGCTGATCGGCGTCGCGCTCACCGCGTCCGCACCGATCCCGGGCGTGGTGGAACCCAGCGAGGTGGTCTCGGCGGCCATCCCGATCGTGCGGGTGCTGATGGACCTGTCCGCAGTCGCCACGATCGGGCTGGCCCTGCTGTCGGTGCTGGTCGGTTACGACCGGCCGAAGCTCACCGAGCCGGTACTGCGCAAGGCGCGGCCCGCCGCCGTCGCCGCCGCGCTGGTGTGGGCGGCCACCTCGGTGGTCGCACTGATTCTGCAGACGGCGGAGTTCAAGCCGGGCACGGCGACGCTCACCCCGGGCGACATCGGCACCTACATCGCCGAGGTCGGGGCGGGCAAGGCGCTGGTCATCGTCGCGGTCCTCGCCCTGCTGCACGCCGGGCTCGGCGTCTTCGCGCTGCGCAAGGGCGAGCAGGTCCCCGCCGAAGTCCGCGTGGGCCTGGGGATGTTCGCGCTGCTGCCGTTGCCGGTCACCGGCCACGCGTCGAACTGGAGCTACCACGACTACACGATGATCTCGATGGAGCTGCACGTGATGAGCGCGGTCGCCTGGTGCGGCGGCCTCGGCGCGATGATCGTGCTGCTCACCGCGAATCGCACGCTGCTGGCCTATGCGCTGCCGCGGTTCTCGAAGCTGGCCACGCTGTGCCTGGCCCTGTCCGCGGTGACCGGCCTGTTCAACGGCATCGTGGAAATCCTGGCCAACCCCACCATCGGCTTCTGGGCCGGGCTGTTCACCACGCCGTACGGACAGCTGATGCTGCTCAAGGTGCTGTGCACCGCCGTGATCGCGGCGCTCGCCGCGAACCTGCGGTGGCGGCTGATGCCGCGGATCATGCGGCACCAGCGGACCGCGATCGCCTCGTGGGCCACGGTCGAGCTGGCCGTGATGGGGCTGGCGTTCGGCTTCGCGGTGGTACTCACTCGTGCCCCCGTCACCGCATCATGA
- a CDS encoding helix-turn-helix transcriptional regulator: MDASIGSGSGSSGALVRPGNPVPADAWEQPEMREALAGREISAVYRLLRKHGVSQRQIAAMTGQSQSEVSEILKGRQVMAYDVLTRIADGLGVPRGYMGLAYDETTAIRVVGAADGRQAEEDESVKRRRFLAHAAQVTMGAAVFGSESGTWSEAPARTPAPGRVGVTDVRQVEAATRALRSLDYQYGGGFCRDAVVAQLTWGQQMLDASATDPVKNRLFTAIADLHSLAGWTSFDTGLMDSARGHFAHALDLAKQGDNHHLVANVLYRMGRVYLHQDAANDALKLFQLGQIAAQESGSELSVAVLCANEAWAYAIMGNEDQAVKLLGLSKDEFARADLATAESWVKFFNETDVYAMTGTVHTVLAQKNPEHTKYAIPALTKAVESYTDDMARSKAFMLSALATNHLLDGDIDHGARVGGKALDTAESIKSERVKDRLRPLLVEAERRRNNADARELAERLKLFYAA, translated from the coding sequence ATGGACGCCAGCATTGGCAGTGGTTCCGGGTCTTCCGGTGCCTTGGTCCGGCCGGGTAACCCGGTGCCGGCCGACGCATGGGAGCAGCCGGAGATGCGGGAGGCCCTGGCCGGCCGCGAGATCAGTGCCGTGTACCGCCTGTTGCGCAAACACGGAGTGTCGCAGCGCCAGATCGCCGCGATGACCGGCCAATCGCAGTCCGAGGTGTCGGAGATCCTCAAGGGTCGCCAGGTCATGGCCTACGACGTGCTCACGAGAATCGCCGACGGCCTGGGTGTCCCCCGTGGATACATGGGTCTCGCCTACGACGAGACCACGGCGATACGGGTCGTCGGCGCTGCCGACGGCCGGCAGGCTGAGGAGGACGAGTCCGTGAAGCGACGGAGGTTCCTCGCGCACGCCGCCCAGGTCACGATGGGTGCGGCGGTGTTCGGATCGGAGTCGGGGACCTGGTCGGAGGCACCCGCGCGCACGCCCGCCCCCGGGCGGGTCGGGGTCACCGACGTTCGTCAGGTGGAGGCGGCGACCAGAGCCCTGCGCTCCCTGGACTACCAGTACGGCGGCGGGTTCTGCCGGGACGCGGTGGTCGCGCAGCTGACCTGGGGCCAGCAGATGCTCGACGCCAGCGCCACCGATCCGGTCAAGAACCGCCTGTTCACCGCGATCGCCGATCTGCACAGCCTGGCCGGCTGGACCTCCTTCGACACCGGGCTGATGGACTCCGCGCGCGGGCATTTCGCGCATGCGCTCGACCTGGCCAAACAGGGTGACAACCACCATCTGGTGGCGAACGTGCTGTACCGGATGGGCCGGGTCTACCTGCACCAGGACGCCGCGAACGACGCGCTGAAGCTGTTCCAGCTCGGGCAGATCGCCGCCCAGGAATCCGGTTCCGAGCTGTCGGTGGCCGTGCTCTGTGCGAACGAGGCCTGGGCGTACGCGATCATGGGCAACGAGGACCAGGCGGTGAAGCTGCTCGGCCTGAGCAAGGACGAGTTCGCCCGCGCCGACCTGGCCACCGCCGAGTCCTGGGTGAAGTTCTTCAACGAGACCGACGTCTACGCGATGACCGGCACCGTGCACACCGTGCTGGCGCAGAAGAACCCCGAGCACACCAAGTACGCGATCCCGGCGCTGACCAAGGCGGTCGAGTCCTACACCGACGACATGGCGCGCAGCAAGGCGTTCATGCTCAGCGCGCTGGCCACCAACCACCTGCTCGACGGCGACATCGACCACGGCGCGCGGGTCGGCGGCAAGGCGCTCGACACCGCGGAGAGCATCAAGTCGGAGCGGGTCAAGGACCGGTTGCGGCCGCTGCTGGTGGAGGCCGAGCGGCGCCGGAACAACGCGGACGCCCGGGAGCTCGCCGAGCGGCTCAAGCTCTTCTACGCCGCCTGA
- a CDS encoding glycine betaine ABC transporter substrate-binding protein, whose amino-acid sequence MKVLRKAGALFGAAALAVTLSACGLDLNTALPYSIKPGSIQPIPQLQGQRVVVGSKDFTENILLGYMAEMALSAAGADVVDLTDIKGSNSSRQALLNGQSDLAWEYTGTGWINYQGNELPVPGGEKAQYEATAKADAEKFGITWLNYSPLNDQYAFATTEAYAAKNNLKSTTDLANFLKSNPDQARFCLETEFTSRQDGFPAAVKAYGFQQPKIENFGIGTIYSAVANGTCPVGEVFTTDGRISGLNLRVLEDDKKAFPQYNAAVTLRTDFLNQHPQLRGPLEEVAAAIDNKQMIELCKQVDVEGKDAGTVAHDWMLSKGFIK is encoded by the coding sequence ATGAAGGTGCTCCGGAAAGCCGGCGCCCTGTTCGGCGCCGCAGCGCTCGCCGTGACGCTTTCGGCGTGCGGGCTCGACCTGAACACCGCGCTGCCCTACTCCATCAAGCCCGGTTCCATCCAGCCGATCCCGCAGTTGCAGGGACAGCGGGTGGTGGTCGGCTCGAAGGACTTCACGGAGAACATCCTGCTCGGCTACATGGCCGAGATGGCGTTGTCCGCGGCCGGGGCGGACGTGGTCGACCTGACCGACATCAAGGGCTCGAACTCGTCGCGGCAGGCCCTGCTCAACGGGCAGAGCGACCTGGCATGGGAGTACACCGGCACCGGCTGGATCAACTACCAGGGCAACGAGCTGCCGGTGCCCGGCGGGGAGAAGGCGCAGTACGAGGCCACGGCGAAGGCGGACGCGGAGAAGTTCGGCATCACCTGGCTGAACTACTCGCCGCTGAATGACCAGTACGCCTTCGCCACCACCGAGGCCTACGCCGCGAAGAACAACCTGAAGTCCACCACGGACCTGGCGAACTTCCTCAAGTCGAATCCGGACCAGGCGCGGTTCTGCCTGGAGACGGAGTTCACCAGCCGGCAGGACGGGTTCCCGGCCGCGGTCAAGGCCTACGGCTTCCAGCAGCCGAAGATCGAGAACTTCGGTATCGGCACCATCTACTCCGCGGTCGCGAACGGGACCTGCCCGGTCGGTGAGGTCTTCACCACCGACGGCCGGATCTCCGGGCTCAACCTGCGCGTGCTCGAGGACGACAAGAAGGCGTTCCCGCAGTACAACGCCGCGGTGACGTTGCGGACCGACTTCCTCAACCAGCATCCGCAGCTGCGCGGCCCACTGGAGGAGGTGGCCGCGGCGATCGACAACAAGCAGATGATCGAGCTGTGCAAGCAGGTCGACGTGGAAGGCAAGGACGCCGGCACCGTCGCGCACGACTGGATGCTCTCCAAGGGCTTCATCAAGTAG
- a CDS encoding YcnI family protein produces MSHHVFRRAGVLAATVAATGLLGAGIASAHVSANVYGDQPSKGGYGTIFFRVPNEDATQGTVKLEVDVKPEYGIGSVRTKPIPGWTAEVSSTPLANPVTTASGTKITDAVTKIVWTAQAGTKIGKNEFQEFEISGGPLPADVDQLEFPAIQTYDGGKVVSWNQPTPASGEEPEHPAPTVKLAAAKGGHGHPAATTEAEATDAPSSDTTARWLGGAGILVGALGLGVGAGSLLRRRPAAAKKTEGSE; encoded by the coding sequence GTGTCCCATCACGTCTTTCGCCGTGCCGGCGTGCTCGCCGCCACCGTCGCCGCCACCGGCCTGCTCGGCGCGGGCATCGCGTCGGCGCACGTGTCCGCCAATGTCTACGGAGACCAGCCCAGCAAGGGCGGCTACGGCACGATCTTCTTCCGTGTCCCCAACGAGGACGCCACCCAGGGCACGGTCAAACTCGAGGTGGACGTCAAGCCGGAGTACGGCATTGGCAGCGTGCGCACCAAGCCGATCCCCGGGTGGACCGCCGAGGTCAGCTCGACACCGCTGGCCAATCCGGTGACCACCGCCTCCGGCACCAAGATCACCGACGCGGTCACCAAGATCGTCTGGACCGCGCAGGCGGGCACGAAGATCGGCAAGAACGAGTTCCAGGAGTTCGAGATCAGCGGCGGCCCGCTGCCCGCGGACGTGGATCAGCTGGAGTTCCCGGCCATCCAGACCTACGACGGCGGCAAGGTGGTTTCGTGGAACCAGCCGACCCCCGCGAGCGGCGAGGAGCCCGAACACCCGGCACCCACCGTGAAGCTGGCCGCGGCGAAGGGTGGTCACGGGCACCCCGCGGCCACCACCGAAGCCGAGGCCACGGACGCCCCGTCCTCGGACACCACCGCACGCTGGCTCGGCGGGGCAGGCATCCTCGTCGGCGCGCTGGGGCTCGGCGTCGGGGCGGGCTCCCTGCTGCGTCGCCGCCCGGCCGCGGCGAAGAAGACCGAAGGAAGCGAGTAA
- a CDS encoding DUF6474 family protein produces the protein MARKAKESKAKHEVGEARITPKKAKNAVAVAKVLGPAVLPVVAPYAVRAAGAARELYDRYQARKMGVAVDQLGEYTGRGAALHARIAGLVQGLGELRKSAKATDADRKFTEETQSTLEQLSATVRAAERMPAARRKAAHRAVNGELERLEDQLLHRLGV, from the coding sequence ATGGCGCGCAAGGCCAAGGAGAGCAAGGCCAAGCACGAAGTGGGTGAAGCCCGGATCACCCCGAAGAAGGCGAAGAACGCGGTCGCGGTGGCCAAGGTGCTCGGCCCGGCGGTGCTCCCGGTGGTCGCGCCGTACGCGGTCCGCGCGGCGGGCGCGGCGCGTGAGCTGTACGACCGCTATCAGGCCCGGAAGATGGGTGTGGCGGTGGATCAGCTCGGCGAGTACACCGGCCGCGGCGCCGCGCTGCACGCGCGGATCGCGGGTCTGGTGCAAGGGCTCGGCGAGCTGCGGAAGTCGGCGAAAGCGACCGACGCGGACCGGAAGTTCACCGAGGAGACGCAGTCCACGTTGGAGCAGTTGTCGGCCACCGTGCGCGCTGCGGAGCGGATGCCCGCGGCGCGGCGCAAAGCCGCACACCGCGCGGTGAACGGCGAACTGGAACGCCTCGAAGACCAGCTCCTGCACCGGCTGGGAGTTTGA
- a CDS encoding ABC transporter permease, with protein sequence MNLFEYISDRWDKLLLQAYLHTSMVVQCTILAAALGVLIGIAVYRSPIGSAVATALASTILTVPSFALLGLLIPLSGLGSTTAVIALVLYGLLPIVRNTIVGLDAVDPAITDAARGIGMGRLSVLTRVELRLAWPAILTGMRVATQMLMGIAVIAAYAKGPGLGSEVFSGLTNAGSTNSANQALTGTLGVVILALLLDGIYVLIKRFTISRGVRV encoded by the coding sequence ATGAATCTCTTCGAGTACATCTCGGATCGATGGGACAAGCTGCTGCTGCAGGCCTATCTCCACACCAGCATGGTCGTGCAATGCACGATTCTCGCCGCCGCGCTGGGTGTGCTGATCGGTATCGCGGTGTATCGCAGTCCCATCGGTTCCGCTGTCGCCACCGCGCTGGCCAGCACGATCCTGACCGTTCCTTCCTTCGCCCTGCTGGGCCTGCTGATACCGCTGTCCGGCCTCGGCTCGACGACCGCGGTGATCGCGCTGGTCCTGTACGGGCTGCTGCCGATCGTGCGGAACACGATCGTCGGGCTGGACGCCGTCGATCCGGCGATCACCGACGCCGCGCGCGGGATCGGGATGGGCAGGCTGTCCGTGCTCACCCGGGTCGAGCTGCGGCTCGCCTGGCCGGCCATCCTCACCGGGATGCGGGTCGCCACGCAGATGCTGATGGGCATCGCGGTGATCGCGGCCTACGCTAAGGGGCCGGGCCTCGGTTCCGAGGTGTTCTCCGGCCTGACCAACGCGGGCAGCACGAACTCCGCGAACCAAGCCCTCACCGGCACGCTCGGCGTGGTCATCCTCGCCCTGCTGCTCGACGGCATCTATGTCCTGATCAAGCGTTTCACCATCTCGAGGGGTGTCCGTGTCTGA
- a CDS encoding MFS transporter, producing MSEATTGLPAALAEPVDRVRAGWMGLLFLANIALWLGVYAPIQVLLPQQAELLDAAHKETVFGVVTGVGAAVALIANPAFGLLSDRTCARFGRRHPWTVVGAVLGAAGLLVLAEAPNVVVMTVGWCLVQAGLNGMLATLMSGIADRVPVGQRAQVGGLVGIAQMLGTVLGAVVVVVLLDLAGLPLGYAVCAVVVLVGAAAFVLRTPDARLPAEFRPTGRLREVLADFWVSPRRHPDFAWAWGCHFMINLGNAFGTLYLLFFLKDAVHYPDPDTGLLIMMGLYGVALVIGAVLAGRFSDASGRRKPYVLLSAAVMALAALLLVVWQSWPVALIASPLLGVGFGVYMAVALALLTQVLPAAQNRAKDLGVVNIANSLPQVVAPLLTTLILHWLGGYPALFAASAIATALAAALITQVRSVG from the coding sequence ATGAGTGAGGCCACGACCGGGTTGCCCGCCGCGCTCGCCGAACCGGTCGACCGGGTGCGGGCCGGGTGGATGGGTCTGCTGTTCCTCGCGAACATCGCGCTCTGGCTCGGGGTCTACGCGCCAATCCAGGTCCTGTTGCCCCAGCAGGCGGAACTGCTCGACGCGGCGCACAAGGAGACCGTGTTCGGGGTGGTCACCGGGGTCGGCGCGGCGGTCGCGCTGATCGCCAATCCGGCGTTCGGGCTGCTGTCGGACCGTACCTGTGCACGGTTCGGCCGCCGGCACCCGTGGACGGTCGTCGGCGCGGTGCTCGGCGCGGCCGGGCTGCTGGTGCTCGCGGAGGCTCCGAACGTGGTCGTGATGACCGTCGGCTGGTGCCTGGTGCAGGCAGGGCTCAACGGCATGCTCGCCACGCTGATGTCCGGGATCGCCGACCGGGTGCCGGTGGGGCAGCGGGCGCAGGTCGGCGGGCTGGTCGGGATCGCGCAGATGCTCGGCACGGTGCTGGGCGCGGTGGTTGTCGTCGTGCTGCTCGACCTGGCCGGCCTGCCGCTCGGTTACGCGGTGTGCGCGGTGGTGGTGCTCGTCGGCGCGGCCGCTTTCGTGCTGCGCACCCCGGACGCGCGGCTGCCGGCCGAGTTCCGGCCGACCGGTCGGCTCCGCGAGGTGCTCGCGGACTTCTGGGTCTCGCCGCGTCGGCACCCGGACTTCGCCTGGGCGTGGGGCTGTCACTTCATGATCAACCTCGGCAACGCCTTCGGCACGCTGTACCTGCTGTTCTTCCTCAAGGACGCGGTGCACTACCCGGATCCGGACACCGGGTTGCTGATCATGATGGGCTTGTACGGGGTGGCGCTGGTGATCGGCGCGGTGCTGGCCGGGCGGTTCTCGGACGCTTCGGGCCGCCGTAAGCCGTACGTGCTGTTGTCCGCGGCGGTGATGGCGCTCGCGGCGCTGTTGCTCGTGGTGTGGCAGTCCTGGCCGGTCGCGTTGATCGCGTCGCCGCTGCTCGGCGTCGGGTTCGGCGTGTACATGGCGGTCGCGCTGGCGTTGCTGACGCAGGTGCTGCCCGCCGCGCAGAACCGGGCGAAGGACCTCGGCGTGGTGAACATCGCGAACTCGCTGCCCCAGGTCGTGGCCCCACTGCTGACCACCCTGATCCTGCACTGGCTCGGCGGCTACCCGGCCCTGTTCGCCGCATCCGCGATCGCCACGGCCCTGGCCGCCGCCCTGATCACCCAAGTCCGATCCGTGGGCTGA
- a CDS encoding copper resistance CopC family protein: protein MRKTLFALAITGAALLGTATPAFAHNVLISSDPGNGASVAKGPAKVTLTFDQYVQDADVNQIAVTGPGGGQWAEGPVTVTNNVLSAPLRPLGPAGKYTIGYRVLSADGHPVSGEIPFTLTTAGTGTPANIDAAKAVGAPAAAPSSESSSTGVPIWVWIAGAVVLLAIGMTVALRTGREPGTEKDDR, encoded by the coding sequence ATGCGGAAGACCCTTTTCGCACTGGCGATCACCGGGGCGGCCCTGCTGGGCACGGCCACCCCGGCGTTCGCGCACAACGTGCTGATCAGCTCCGACCCCGGCAACGGCGCGTCGGTGGCGAAGGGGCCGGCGAAAGTCACGCTGACCTTCGACCAGTACGTGCAGGACGCGGACGTCAACCAGATCGCGGTGACCGGGCCGGGCGGCGGGCAGTGGGCCGAGGGACCGGTCACCGTCACGAACAACGTGCTCAGCGCGCCGCTTCGGCCGCTCGGGCCGGCCGGGAAGTACACCATCGGCTACCGCGTCCTGTCCGCGGACGGACATCCGGTGTCCGGCGAGATCCCGTTCACCCTCACCACCGCGGGCACCGGCACCCCCGCGAACATCGACGCGGCCAAGGCGGTGGGCGCACCCGCGGCGGCGCCGTCGTCGGAGTCCTCCTCCACCGGGGTGCCGATCTGGGTGTGGATCGCCGGCGCGGTGGTGCTGCTGGCGATCGGGATGACCGTCGCGCTGCGCACCGGGCGGGAACCGGGCACGGAGAAGGACGACCGGTGA
- a CDS encoding ABC transporter permease translates to MTATVDTGFSTESGSRRAERVRLLAQPAAVVLIVAITLIWVFASGLTATEKATLNATSLLTALRDHVAMTVVVTAIVVLVAVPLGVMVTRPWARWLAPVFLAVANIGQAAPALGVLVLWFIVTGATGGLWVAALPLAFYSLLPVLRNTMVGLQQVDPSLVDAGRGIGMSSSKVLWRVEFPLAIPLILAGLRTSLVLAVGTATFGMFVNAGGFGLLIDTGYKLNLTKVLITGSVLAVALALLVDWLGAVAEQFFGPKGLR, encoded by the coding sequence ATGACCGCGACCGTCGACACCGGGTTCAGCACCGAATCCGGTTCCCGGCGCGCCGAGCGCGTCCGGTTGCTGGCCCAGCCCGCCGCGGTCGTGCTGATCGTCGCGATCACCCTGATCTGGGTCTTCGCCAGCGGGCTGACCGCCACCGAGAAGGCGACGCTGAACGCGACCTCGCTGCTCACCGCCTTGCGTGACCACGTGGCGATGACCGTCGTGGTGACCGCGATCGTGGTGCTGGTAGCGGTGCCGCTCGGGGTGATGGTGACCCGGCCGTGGGCGCGCTGGCTGGCGCCGGTCTTCCTGGCCGTGGCGAACATCGGGCAGGCCGCTCCGGCGCTCGGTGTGCTGGTGCTGTGGTTCATCGTCACCGGGGCGACCGGTGGGCTGTGGGTGGCCGCGCTGCCGCTGGCCTTCTACTCGCTGCTCCCGGTGCTGCGCAACACCATGGTCGGGCTGCAGCAGGTGGACCCGTCGCTGGTGGATGCCGGCCGCGGGATCGGCATGTCCTCCTCGAAGGTGCTCTGGCGGGTGGAGTTCCCGCTGGCCATCCCGCTGATCCTGGCCGGCCTGCGCACCTCGCTGGTGCTGGCGGTGGGCACCGCGACGTTCGGCATGTTCGTCAACGCGGGTGGCTTCGGGCTGCTCATCGACACCGGCTACAAGCTCAACCTGACCAAGGTGCTGATCACCGGTTCGGTGCTGGCCGTCGCGCTGGCCCTGCTGGTCGACTGGCTGGGCGCGGTGGCCGAACAGTTCTTCGGACCGAAGGGGTTGCGCTGA